A window of the Bacteroides thetaiotaomicron VPI-5482 genome harbors these coding sequences:
- the rsmA gene encoding 16S rRNA (adenine(1518)-N(6)/adenine(1519)-N(6))-dimethyltransferase RsmA, which yields MKLVKPKKFLGQHFLKDLKVAQDIADTVDTFPELPVLEVGPGMGVLTQFLVKKDRLVKVVEVDYESVAYLREAYPSLEDHIIEDDFLKMNLHRLFDGKPFVLTGNYPYNISSQIFFKMLENKDIIPCCTGMIQKEVAERIAAGPGSKTYGILSVLIQAWYKVEYLFTVSEHVFNPPPKVKSAVIRMTRNDTKELGCDEKLFKQVVKTTFNQRRKTLRNSIKPILGKDCPLTEDALFNKRPEQLSVEEFISLTNQVEEALKTATASGN from the coding sequence ATGAAATTAGTAAAGCCTAAAAAGTTTCTCGGACAGCACTTTCTGAAAGATCTGAAAGTAGCGCAGGATATTGCCGATACAGTCGACACCTTCCCCGAACTGCCTGTATTGGAGGTAGGACCGGGTATGGGAGTATTGACCCAGTTTCTGGTAAAAAAAGACCGGTTGGTAAAAGTCGTTGAAGTAGACTACGAATCGGTTGCCTATCTCCGTGAAGCCTATCCGTCACTGGAGGATCACATTATCGAAGACGATTTTCTGAAAATGAACCTTCACCGGTTGTTCGACGGAAAGCCTTTCGTACTGACCGGTAATTACCCGTACAACATCTCCAGCCAGATATTTTTCAAGATGCTGGAAAACAAGGACATCATCCCTTGCTGTACCGGAATGATACAGAAAGAAGTAGCCGAACGTATCGCTGCCGGACCGGGCAGCAAAACCTACGGCATCCTGAGCGTACTGATACAGGCATGGTATAAAGTAGAATATCTCTTTACCGTCAGCGAACATGTTTTCAACCCGCCCCCAAAAGTGAAAAGCGCCGTCATCCGCATGACCCGCAATGATACCAAGGAACTGGGATGCGACGAAAAACTGTTCAAACAAGTGGTGAAGACCACCTTCAACCAACGACGCAAAACATTACGCAACTCTATCAAGCCGATTTTAGGCAAAGACTGCCCGCTGACGGAGGATGCATTATTTAACAAGCGCCCGGAACAACTGTCGGTGGAAGAATTCATCAGTCTGACCAACCAGGTGGAAGAAGCGCTGAAAACAGCCACCGCATCCGGTAACTGA
- a CDS encoding lysylphosphatidylglycerol synthase transmembrane domain-containing protein, whose protein sequence is MKKLLKKTLKLILPIVLGGFILYWVYRDFDFSRVGEVLRHGTNWWWMLFSLLFGVLAQVFRGWRWRQTLEPLDAFPRRSDCVNAIFISYAASLVVPRIGEVSRCGVLAKYDNVSFAKSLGTVVTERLVDTLTIFLITGITVLLQMPVFVTFLENTGTKIPSFAYLLTSVWFYIVLFCFIGVVVLLYYLRKTLFFYERVKGFVLNIWEGIMSLKGVRNIPLFIFYTLAIWACYFFHFYFTFYCFAFTAHLGILAALVMFVGGTFAVIVPTPNGAGPWHFAIMEMMMLYGVNVTDAGIFALIVHGIQTFLVVLLGVYGLAALPFTNRQRK, encoded by the coding sequence ATGAAGAAACTACTAAAAAAGACGCTGAAGCTGATATTACCGATTGTTTTAGGCGGCTTTATTCTATACTGGGTTTATCGCGACTTTGATTTCAGCAGGGTCGGCGAGGTATTACGGCATGGTACGAACTGGTGGTGGATGCTTTTTTCGCTCTTGTTCGGGGTGCTTGCTCAGGTATTTCGCGGGTGGCGGTGGCGGCAGACGCTGGAGCCGCTGGATGCTTTCCCCAGAAGAAGCGACTGTGTGAATGCCATCTTTATTTCTTATGCCGCCAGCTTGGTCGTTCCCCGGATAGGGGAGGTGAGTCGTTGCGGGGTGTTGGCGAAGTATGATAATGTCTCGTTTGCCAAATCGCTGGGGACAGTGGTGACGGAGCGACTGGTAGATACATTGACCATTTTTCTGATTACCGGTATTACTGTATTGCTGCAAATGCCGGTGTTTGTCACTTTCCTTGAAAATACGGGGACCAAGATACCTTCTTTTGCTTATCTTTTGACTTCGGTATGGTTTTATATCGTCCTGTTTTGTTTTATCGGGGTGGTGGTGCTTCTTTATTATTTAAGGAAAACGCTGTTTTTCTATGAACGGGTGAAAGGCTTTGTGTTGAATATTTGGGAAGGAATCATGTCTTTGAAAGGAGTACGCAATATTCCTTTGTTCATATTTTATACATTGGCCATCTGGGCTTGTTATTTTTTTCATTTCTATTTTACGTTCTATTGTTTTGCATTCACTGCTCATTTGGGCATTCTTGCGGCACTGGTAATGTTTGTCGGCGGTACGTTTGCTGTTATTGTGCCGACTCCCAACGGGGCGGGACCGTGGCATTTTGCTATCATGGAGATGATGATGCTTTACGGAGTAAATGTGACGGATGCCGGAATATTTGCTCTAATTGTGCATGGTATTCAAACTTTTTTGGTAGTTTTGTTGGGTGTATATGGTTTGGCGGCTTTGCCGTTTACCAATAGACAGCGAAAGTAA
- a CDS encoding aminoacyl-histidine dipeptidase, whose product MSTILSLAPQNVWKHFYSLTQIPRPSGHMEKVTEFLINFGKGLGLESFVDEAGNVIIRKPATPGMENRKGVILQAHMDMVPQKNNDTVHDFEKDPIETYIDGDWVKAKGTTLGADNGLGVAAIMAVLEANDLKHGPLEALITKDEETGMYGAFGLKPGTVNGEILLNLDSEDEGELYIGCAGGMDVTATLEYKEVAPEEGDVAVKVSLKGLRGGHSGLEINEGRANANKLLVRFVREAVASYEARLVSWDGGNMRNAIPREACAVLAIPAENEEELLGLVKYCEDLFNEEFSAIETPISFTAERVELPAGEVPEEIQDNLIDAIFACQNGVTRMIPTVPDTVETSSNLAIITIGGGKAEIKILARSSSDSMKEYLTTSLESCFSMAGMKVEMTGGYSGWQPNVESPILHAMKESYKQQFGVEPAVKVIHAGLECGIIGAIIPGLDMISFGPTLRSPHSPDERALIPTVQKFYDFLVATLAQTPTK is encoded by the coding sequence ATGAGTACTATTCTTTCTTTAGCTCCACAGAATGTGTGGAAGCATTTTTATTCGTTGACTCAGATTCCCCGTCCGTCCGGACACATGGAGAAAGTGACTGAATTTCTGATTAACTTCGGAAAAGGCTTGGGACTGGAATCTTTCGTAGACGAAGCGGGTAATGTGATTATCCGTAAACCGGCAACTCCGGGCATGGAAAACCGGAAAGGTGTAATTCTTCAGGCACACATGGATATGGTTCCTCAGAAGAATAATGATACAGTTCATGATTTTGAAAAAGATCCTATCGAAACTTATATAGACGGTGACTGGGTAAAAGCCAAAGGTACTACGCTGGGTGCTGATAACGGACTGGGTGTAGCTGCTATCATGGCTGTACTGGAAGCGAATGATCTGAAACACGGTCCGCTGGAAGCATTGATCACTAAAGATGAAGAAACCGGAATGTACGGTGCATTCGGCTTGAAACCGGGTACGGTAAACGGAGAAATCCTGCTGAATCTTGACTCTGAGGACGAAGGCGAACTGTATATCGGTTGTGCCGGTGGTATGGATGTGACTGCTACGCTGGAATATAAGGAAGTAGCTCCCGAAGAAGGCGACGTCGCTGTTAAAGTAAGTCTGAAAGGTTTGCGTGGTGGACACTCCGGATTGGAAATCAATGAAGGGCGCGCCAATGCCAATAAGCTGTTGGTACGTTTCGTGCGTGAAGCGGTTGCCAGCTATGAAGCCCGCCTGGTAAGCTGGGACGGTGGTAATATGCGCAATGCGATTCCTCGTGAGGCATGTGCGGTACTTGCCATTCCTGCTGAAAACGAAGAGGAACTGCTGGGCTTGGTGAAATATTGCGAAGACTTGTTCAATGAAGAGTTCTCTGCAATCGAAACTCCGATCAGCTTTACGGCAGAACGTGTGGAGCTTCCTGCCGGTGAAGTGCCCGAAGAAATTCAGGATAATCTGATTGATGCCATCTTTGCTTGTCAGAATGGTGTGACCCGTATGATTCCGACCGTTCCCGATACGGTGGAAACATCTTCTAATCTGGCTATCATTACGATTGGCGGTGGTAAGGCTGAGATTAAGATTCTGGCCCGTAGCTCCAGCGATAGTATGAAAGAGTATCTGACTACCAGTCTTGAGTCTTGCTTCTCTATGGCAGGCATGAAGGTAGAAATGACTGGCGGCTATTCAGGATGGCAGCCGAACGTTGAATCACCTATTTTGCATGCGATGAAGGAATCTTATAAACAGCAGTTTGGAGTAGAACCCGCAGTGAAAGTAATTCATGCAGGTTTGGAATGTGGTATTATCGGTGCTATCATTCCGGGGTTGGATATGATTTCATTTGGTCCGACATTGCGTTCGCCGCACTCACCGGATGAAAGAGCTTTGATTCCTACCGTACAGAAGTTCTATGACTTCCTGGTGGCTACATTAGCACAGACTCCGACGAAATAA